One window from the genome of Hydractinia symbiolongicarpus strain clone_291-10 chromosome 1, HSymV2.1, whole genome shotgun sequence encodes:
- the LOC130646377 gene encoding uncharacterized protein LOC130646377, giving the protein MHSYYSNRWLNNSTFFIHFLKSRNRFNWCYHQNYENQNLHYCYMACERAKKRKADCRVERCNLRDHSQRKNTIMHITCPVCTISVRGDKALKSHYLMEIKRMRKPFENMESKRKFYRMKLRSSNAEQEEESSHSNEITDLETRVTDLKDIKKRKFNRYANMFLLSKQNNHNKPSSSSSQTDESAQYNLISCSVCNEFLELSNEKTTKHLAKCFAKRDYEYNLYSSSDEEEEETVEEFSWAGQTWIRTSSLVDSDLLRREGRLMRMEMEDGDEELDVDGGDWFGEQQFAETDVIPCTSNSAGKKTRVLRAPVTEGPSCGNQYSNSTSHSNDALQQASEESIKMLEEKSAGDSKKFIDSLKHKIIQMEERLDIEVSKCSICMNPYTDPVVSTGCWHVCCSECWMRTLGAKKLCPKCNNIVAPSQLRKIYL; this is encoded by the exons ATGCACAGTTATTATTCAAACAGGTGGTTGAATAACTCTacatttttcattcattttctaAAAAGTAGAAACAGATTCAACTGGTGTTATCATCAAAATTATGAAAATCAGAA cTTACACTATTGTTACATGGCTTGTGAAAGagccaaaaaaagaaaagcagaTTGTAGAGTAGAAAGGTGCAATTTGAGAGACCATAGTCAAAGAAAAAACACTATTATGCACATTACTTGTCCTGTATGTACTATTTCTGTTAGAGGAGATAAGGCATTAAAATCACATTATTTGATGGAAATAAAACGTATGCGAAAGCCATTCGAAAACATGGagtcaaaaagaaagttttacaGAATGAAATTACGAAGTTCTAATGCTGAACAAGAAGAAGAATCTTCCCATTCTAATGAAATTACAGACCTTGAAACCCGTGTTACAGATTTAAAGGATATCAAAAAACGAAAATTCAATAGATATGCCAATATGTTTCTCCTTTCGAAGCAAAATAATCATAATAAACCATCTTCGAGTTCTTCTCAAACAGACGAATCAGCTCAGTATAATTTGATTTCATGTTCAGTTTGTAATGAATTTCTAGAATTGTCTAATGAAAAGACAACTAAACATTTAGCTAAATGTTTTGCAAAGAGAGATTATGAGTATAATTTGTACAGCAGCAGTGATGAAGAGGAGGAGGAAACTGTGGAGGAGTTTTCTTGGGCTGGTCAAACTTGGATACGTACGTCATCTCTTGTTGATTCAGATCTTTTGCGTCGAGAGGGACGGTTGATGCGCATGGAAATGGAAGATGGAGATGAAGAGTTGGATGTTGACGGTGGTGATTGGTTTGGTGAACAGCA GTTTGCTGAAACTGACGTGATACCGTGCACATCGAATTCTGCTGGCAAAAAAACACGTGTCTTGCGTGCACCGGTTACGGAGGGACCCAGTTGTGGTAATCAATATTCCAACTCAACTAGCCATTCGAACGACGCGTTGCAACAGGCTAGTGAGGAAAGTATCAAAATGCTGGAAGAAAAAAGCGCAGGGGATAGTAAAAAATTTATCGATTCACTAAAGCATAAAATCATCCAGATGGAAGAGCGACTTGATATTGAGGTTTCAAAGTGTTCAATCTGCATGAATCCATATACTGATCCTGTGGTTTCGACCGGTTGCTGGCATGTTTGTTGCAGTGAATGCTGGATGCGAACTCTCggtgcaaaaaaattatgtccgAAGTGTAATAATATTGTAGCTCCttctcaattaagaaaaatatatttataa